A single Drechmeria coniospora strain ARSEF 6962 chromosome 03, whole genome shotgun sequence DNA region contains:
- a CDS encoding putative metallopeptidase, translating into MPHPPPHPLPYVTGDGRRPADEDYSLDPHDNTERRRDVDSFSLNRGADGRDVESLDQPSCRTSDAVPSHYLPLHSVPVQNLAFLVIREDAVPLSSPSPSPEPRLVQAEAEYRHDIGPGRDQNQQQGNMRMANATPADADASLDPPCCPVPALEHTQSGLSISSSASASDSLLLYDAADPSSLSDLAAARLVRQHLASFRRRSPDSQSERILRALIAPKSRGADFPLDNDALRSIFSAANELFFASRLACRVAWDWSHPDSGQYENHIVGTTALRRCVRLGGWETLIVLSSPILRDNKYNRRLLISTFLHEMIHSYMFVMCGTKASKSGGHTDGFRQIAAMIDDWAGREYLRMSDMEADLERFRDHDRCLDVEPAWHDYDAGGRYLMPPLPPLPHSSHEPSHRRQDDQAQGEWRWNGHEDFGPYPSASSYLYSGQ; encoded by the coding sequence ATgccccatcctcctcctcatcctctccCGTACGTGACAGGTGACGGGAGAAgaccggccgacgaggactaCTCTCTCGATCCGCATGATAATACTGAGAGACGTAGAGACGTTGACTCCTTCAGCCTGAACAGaggtgccgacggccgtgaTGTCGAATCCTTGGACCAACCCTCCTGCCGAACCTCCGACGCAGTCCCCTCCCATTATTTGCCTCTTCACTCGGTGCCCGTCCAGAATCTTGCATTTCTCGTCATCCGCGAAGATGCCGTGCCGCTATCCTCGCCCTCACCCTCTCCAGAGCCGCGCCTCGtccaggccgaggccgagtaTCGGCACGATATCGGTCCTGGTCGTGATCAGAACCAGCAGCAGGGAAACATGCGCATGGCCAACGCCACgcctgccgacgccgacgcttCCCTGGACCCCCCATGCTGCCCCGTCCCGGCTCTCGAGCACACCCAGTCGGgcctctccatctcctcctcggcctcggccagcgactccctcctcctctacGACGCAGCCGACCCAAGCTCCCTATCGGacctggccgccgcccgcctcgtccgtcagcaCCTCGCTTCCTTTCGCCGACGCTCCCCGGACTCGCAGTCCGAGCGGATTCTCCGCGCCCTCATCGCCCCCAAGTCGCGCGGTGCCGACTTTCCGCTCGACAACGATGCCCTGCGCAGCATCTTCAGCGCCGCCAACGAGCTCTTTTTCGCCTCGCGCCTCGCCTGCCGTGTCGCCTGGGACTGGAGCCATCCCGACAGCGGCCAGTACGAGAACCACATCGTCGGCACCACGGCCCTGCGTCGCtgcgtccgcctcggcggtTGGGAAACGCTCATCGTGCTTTCGTCGCCCATCCTGCGCGACAACAAGTATAACCGCCGACTTCTCATCTCCACCTTTCTGCACGAAATGATCCACAGCTACATGTTTGTCATGTGCGGCACCAAGGCGAGCAAGTCTGGCGGACACACCGACGGCTTCCGACAGATTGCCGCCATGATCGATGACTGGGCCGGCAGGGAGTATCTGCGCATGAGCGACATGGAAGCCGATCTCGAGCGCTTTCGGGACCATGACCGTTGCCTTGACGTCGAGCCGGCATGGCACGACTACGACGCGGGGGGGCGCTATCTCATGCCGCCGTTGCCACCACTCCCGCACTCCTCCCACGAGCCTTCTCACCGCAGGCAGGACGACCAGGCACAAGGCGAGTGGCGGTGGAATGGGCATGAGGACTTTGGTCCGTACccttcggcctcgtcgtacCTCTACTCGGGCCAATAA
- a CDS encoding cell polarity protein has product MSVGGRNAPLSPVSIGASEWSSTSVRIHSKGGHYPHGHGNLVSPPNSGGSNGTMNMNGFPSGPRSNGGPSPPASMYSARSEGNRASTRGDMDESVMNEHYVTLKAFLHTRDSSNRQQPNKARDKLLRLSTVQFYELSTDVFDELMRRQATARAPPNALNALPTYLLPEKSFHPKRNQARQRLSSLGPPRFRDLASDVFHELERRFPYFVAADISRDGSAMSGPMSRTGTPANGNMFPPRGQSRIRRPSDSSSTRGLLPGDGYGIPASSTFAGGDHGRPMPKQLNHSNTIVPNKSTMVEDDDDDDDDVAFELDGIALDRDGGRMQGGGATSEADKKLIEDYQAQLKNLRGKLDGMEDHMKRKEDEMNGMLDMERARATAAILEKKEWGNTRLKLEKKLAEAQTLNRSMKEELSRVRDEHLQEARRLRDEISELNRAPKGGVPDPELQKENDELRDSLRRQQQVTEEVRREGQAFLTEMRQLSEQSGSTYEKQAEMERTIEQLERDVRDWRNRYARAKTQLRSIRSSSLGLTMDQDVAKCVRDKGFLEESGLVEDVHVTKFQMAIDELLRVARTESPDKVTEAMKMVVVSVRRITSDLDDAAPRHEEQVQQQTKLKARVSSTANALITASKNFAAGAGISPIALLDAAASHLCAAIVDLLQLAKIRTTSGGELWDDDEVTTPVESAGAMSSRRTTQTPTQPALPPPPPFQGLGGIRASAESSAYSPISSPRESVDPYPTNGSAGLANGRGYLSLDGEMLHKDSRAEDLKVRGDDGSPAVPTPSTRLTVLQIYLDDQTAMLVSGVQRLVSCVRAGAAMRTIMNEVESIRATVDKVVAETSGNGYGQLVTRLDDGKKKILEACERGQDLVNLGQGPGDGDWRRWAQTLPPIAFGIVRETKELAQRVDSMAAGGADEFS; this is encoded by the exons ATGAGCGTCGGAGGCCGCAATGCGCCGCTCTCTCCTGTCTCGATAGGCGCAAGCGAGTGGTCATCAACTTCTGTCCGGATCCATTCAAAAGGCGGTCATTACCCCCACGGTCACGGCAACCTTGTCTCCCCGCCGAACTCGGGAGGCTCCAACGGGACCATGAACATGAATGGCTTCCCCTCGGGGCCTCGAAGCAATGgagggccgtcgccgccggcgtccatgtactccgccCGAAGCGAAGGCAACCGCGCCAGCACCCGTGGCGACATGGACGAGTCCGTCATGAACGAGCACTATGTCACCCTCAAGGCCTTCCTCCACACGCGCGACAGCAGCAACCGACAGCAGCCCAACAAGGCGCGTGACAAGCTCCTGCGTCTCTCGACGGTGCAATTCTACGAGCTCAGCACCGACGTCTTCGACGAGTTGATGCGCCGCCAGGCCACGGCGCGGGCACCACCGAACGCGCTCAACGCTCTGCCCACCTATCTCCTACCCGAAAAATCATTCCACCCGAAGCGAAACCAGGCCAGGCAAAGGCTGTCGTCCCTCGGGCCTCCCCGATTCCGAGACCTCGCCTCGGATGTCTTCCACGAGCTCGAACGCAGGTTCCCCtacttcgtcgccgccgacattTCCAGGGACGGCAGCGCAATGTCGGGCCCCATGAGCCGGACGGGAACCCCCGCGAACGGCAACATGTTCCCGCCTCGGGGCCAAAGCCGGATACGGAGACCGTCCGATTCCAGCTCCACCCGCGGACTTTTGCCGGGGGACGGCTACGGGATCCCAGCATCGTCGACCtttgccggcggcgaccatgggcggccgatgccgaagcaACTGAATCACAGCAACACCATCGTCCCCAACAAGAGCACcatggtcgaggacgacgacgacgacgacgacgacgttgcgTTTGAGCTTGACGGCATCGCCCTGGACAGGGACGGCGGCCGCATGCAGGGAGGCGGTGCTACGTCGGAG GCGGACAAGAAGCTCATCGAGGACTACCAAGCTCAGCTGAAGAATCTGCGCGGGAAGCTGGACGGCATGGAAGATCACATGAAGAGGAAGGAGGACGAGATGAACGGCATGCTGGACATGGAACGAGCACGGGCCACGGCGGCAATCCTCGAAAAGAAGGAGTGGGGCAACACTCGACTGAAGCTGGAGAAGAAGCTGGCGGAGGCGCAAACGCTCAACAGGTCGATGAAGGAAGAGCTGAGCCGCGTGCGCGACGAGCACCTGCAGGAAGCGCGGCGACTTCGCGACGAAATATCGGAACTCAATCGAGCGCCCAAGGGCGGCGTGCCGGACCCGGAGCTCCAGAAGGAAAACGACGAGCTGCGCGATTCGctacggcggcagcagcaagtGACGGAAGAGGTTCGGCGAGAAGGCCAGGCGTTCCTGACGGAGATGAGGCAGCTGTCGGAGCAGAGCGGCTCGACGTACGAGAAGCAAGCCGAGATGGAAAGGACaatcgagcagctcgagcgcgACGTCCGCGACTGGAGAAACCGATATGCGCGCGCCAAGACGCAGCTTCGAAGCAtccgctcgtcctcgctcgGGCTGACGATGGACCAAGATGTCGCCAAATGCGTCCGAGACAAAGGCTTCCTGGAGGAGAgcgggctcgtcgaggacgtgcaCGTGACGAAGTTCCAGatggccatcgacgagctgctccgCGTCGCCCGAACCGAGTCGCCGGACAAGGTGACGGAGGCCATGAAGATGGTGGTGGTCAGCGTGCGTCGCATCACcagcgacctcgacgacgccgcgccTCGGCACGAGGAGCAAGTCCAGCAGCAGACCAAGCTCAAGGCTCGGgtttcgtcgacggccaacgCGCTCATCACGGCATCCAAGAactttgccgccggcgccggcatctccCCCAtcgctctcctcgacgccgccgcgtcTCATCTatgcgccgccatcgtcgaccttcTCCAGCTCGCCAAGATccggacgacgtcgggggGGGAGCTgtgggacgacgacgaggtgacgacgccggtgGAGTCGGCCGGCGCCATGTCGTCGCGTCGAACGACGCAGACGCCGACCCAGCCCGCCctgcctccgcctccgccgttCCAGGGACTCGGCGGCATCCGAGCGAGCGCCGAATCGTCGGCGTACAGCCCGATCAGCTCACCCCGAGAATCGGTCGACCCGTACCCCACGAACGGATCGGCCGGTCTGGCGAACGGCAGGGGCTACTTGAGCCTTGACGGCGAAATGCTGCACAAGGACAGCCGAGCCGAGGATCTCAAGGTACGCGGAGACGACGGGTCCCCGGCGGTtccgacgccatcgacacgGCTGACGGTGCTGCAGATCTACCTCGACGACCAGACGGCCATGCTCGTTTCCGGGGTCCAGAGGCTCGTGAGCTGCGTCCGGGCCGGGGCTGCGATGAGGACGATCATGAACGAAGTCGAGTCGATCAGGGCAACTGTCGACAAGGTTGTCGCCGAAACAAGCGGCAACGGCTATGGCCAGCTGGTGACTCGCCTGGACGATGGCAAGAAGAAGATCCTCGAAGCCTGCGAGCGGGGACAGGACCTGGTCAACCTTGGCCAGGGccccggcgacggcgattgGCGCAGGTGGGCGCAGACGCTGCCGCCCATCGCGTTCGGCATCGTTCGCGAGACGAAGGAGCTCGCGCAGCGCGTGGACAGCATGGCcgcgggcggcgccgacgagttTTCGTGA
- a CDS encoding Major Facilitator Superfamily protein, translating to MGDMTARRKSVLSHSVCKNAVTRPSPVRTADGTLFADPSSIAVARFAEPLAYTSVFPYLPEMIRDFGVGQNQVAKWAGLTSAAFSVAQSVAAVPWGKAADRFGRKPILLCGLVSTMICFIIWGMSTSLTMAITARAFSGGVNGNVGIIRTMVAEMVPERELQPRAFSVMPLVWSLGSVVGPAFGGFFAHPARQFPDVFGKFEFFHRFPYILPNLMAAVFFLISTASAALFLKVSHTWSHRPRAGAHATKETLASKRHRKDWGLVAGERVSRAFVGRKRMPMPRRRSSFLDGEATAPLVPSEMPADRVDADQQAPGLKEVFTRQTMINLAAFTFLAFHSVAYDQNITVFLNYPVMTHTPENTKLPFYFNGGFGLTSGRIGTIFTIYGVSCGLVQFMLYPPLVGRYGVLNCYKLCCIALPFVYVFTPYTSLLSTENGRMAAVLVVMILKGFAIIIAFPSLTILLTNSCTSLRVLGTLNGFATAFSAMGRALGPGLTGLTFSWGADHGYMVSAYFFLGFVAMVGAIPAFMMEEGLGPSADGGDAGQGALGNNAVVSPKASAAIDDDGSDIEPDDLTPLLNTKNGTTYSAINGGK from the exons ATGGGAGATATGACGGCGAGACGCAAGAGTGTCCTTTCCCACTCCGTGTGCAAGAATGCCGTCACCCGCCCGAGTCCCGTGCGGACTGCTGACGGGACTCTGTTTGCTGACCCGTCGTCGATAGCCGTTGCGCGGTTCGCAGAGCCTCTGGCTTACACATCCGTCTTTCCTTACCTCCCCGAGATGATTCGCGACTTTGGCGTCGGTCAGAATCAGGTCGCCAAGTGGGCTGGTCTGACGTCGGCTGCCTTTTCCGTCGCCCAGTCTGTCGCGGCCGTGCCGTGGGGAAAGGCGGCCGACCGATTTGGCCGGAAACCTATCCTGCTCTGCGGTCTTGTGAGCACCATGATATGCTTCATCATATGGGGCATGTCAACAAGCCTCACCATGGCCATCACGGCTCGAGCCTTCTCCGGCGGGGTCAACGGGAACG TGGGCATCATCAGAACAATGGTCGCCGAGATGGTTCCCGAGCGGGAGCTGCAGCCCAGGGCCTTTTCCGTCATGCCTCTCGTTTGGTctctcggctccgtcgtcgggccCGCCTTTGGGGGTTTCTTTGCCCACCCGGCGAGGCAATTCCCGGACGTGTTCGGGAAGTTTGAGTTTTTTCATCGATTTCCTTACATCCTTCCAAACTTGATGGCCGCCGTTTTCTTCCTCATATCCACCGCCAGcgccgccctcttcctcAAGGTGAGTCACACCTGGTCTCACCGTCCTCGCGCCGGTGCTCACGCGACCAAGGAAACTCTCGCCTCCAAGCGCCATCGTAAAGACTggggcctcgtcgccggcgagcgtGTCTCCCGAGCCTTTGTTGGTCGGAAACGGATGCCGATGCCTCGTCGTAGGAGCTCCTTTCTGGACGGGGAGGCCACGGCGCCGCTTGTGCCGAGCGAGATGCCGGCGGACAGGGTGGATGCCGACCAGCAAGCTCCTGGCCTGAAGGAAGTGTTCACTCGGCAAACGATGATTAATCTTGCCGCCTTCACCTTTCTTGCCTTTCACTCCGTCGCCTACGACCAGAACATTACCGTGTTTCTCAACTATCCCGTCATGACGCACACGCCCGAGAACACCAAGCTCCCATTTTACTTCAACGGCGGATTCGGCCTCACGTCGGGAAGGATCGGGACCATCTTCACGATATACGGAGTCAGCTGCGGCCTCGTCCAGTTCATGCTGTATCCGCCGCTGGTAGGTCGCTACGGAGTGTTGAATTGCTACAAGCTTTGCT GCATCGCGCTGCCTTTTGTGTACGTATTCACCCCATACACGTCCCTGCTCTCGACGGAGAACGGGCGCATGGCGGCCGTCTTGGTCGTCATGATCCTCAAAGGGTttgccatcatcatcgccttcCCGTCTCTCACCATACTCCTCACAAACTCGTGCACCTCTCTCCGCGTACTCGGAACGCTGAATGGGTTCGCTACTGCTTTCAGTGCCATGGGACGAGCTCTTGGGCCCGGTTTGACTGGTCTTACCTTTTCTTGGGGCGCTGACCACGGGTACATGGTCTCGGCATACTTCTTCCTCGGATTCGTCGCCATGGTTGGTGCCATTCCCGCCTTCATGATGGAAGAAGGGTTGGGGCCCTCGGcggacggtggcgacgcAGGTCAGGGCGCATTGGGGAAcaacgccgtcgtctcgcctaaggcgtcggcagcgatcgacgacgacgggtcCGACATTGAGCCGGACGATTTGACTCCTCTTCTGAACACGAAAAATGGTACAACGTACAGTGCGATAAATGGGGGGAAATGA
- a CDS encoding Lysine-specific demethylase 4B, protein METPYHGDGGNMVGGDRFPIGSDEANMIRHIPLPIDDSSLQADQASIPMALEQKIESWSTSERDITPDAPTYTLSPPRPLLHRHQSEPVRASAVSPEPESSSYAASERITAELPDVPPPPRSEAFVGPEDARPTAEPLEPAAVEPASVEPPTAGPPVAEFNPAAEPLLVETLAIEPASVEPPAADPPAADPPAADPPAADPPAAPPFAAGLPPAEFLAAGPPAAEPLPVAEFPAAGTLTVDPPAAEFLVAGPSAVDPPAAEFLIAGPPTVDPPTVDPPAAEPRATSSLLKAPTSLGHSTGGRFQGKDVTLTQTLLPDRGPLMPAIDEGERVFKDLQAESRSREHIDHDYDDVHGHRILRLKPTKAQWQNFTTVLAYARELGADRDGCFKVSIPECLRDELPRKAVVKEAANAYRIKQIRKTTFWQVSTVPSNGQFCSSNPDPDFSTSVDAAIKQLRKIFRASKDRQMRSVRYRVDVPAWTAEQRRAAGIPERSPIHPLKGDKLDWTKAIIPGIHTPYVYESGSHFGATFQIHAEDFRLASLNHLYKGRKIWIVVPATAVDVAEKALGRGQGCSQFMRHRAEFVFPDKLDKLGIPYRLVDQRPGETVVILPDAYHEGFSTGYTIAEAKNYADANWDAHSYQPCDERCKLVTAIPEALMRLVGEGEERLDLCRAYGTGIEAVVVPEPAVANKRPRDEPGDGRDGAVPSSEFGACGEEWGTKRMKRMDECYPV, encoded by the coding sequence ATGGAGACGCCGtaccatggcgacggtgggAACATGGTCGGCGGTGACAGGTTTCCCATCGGCAGTGATGAAGCGAACATGATACGTCATATTCCACTCCCTATCGACGACTCCAGCCTGCAGGCCGACCAGGCGTCGATTCCGATGGCCCTCGAACAAAAAATCGAGAGTTGGTCGACGTCAGAAAGAGACATCACCCCGGATGCACCCACGTACACTCTTTCaccacctcgtcctcttcttcACCGTCATCAGTCCGAACCGGTGCGTGCTTCCGCAGTTTCCCCCGAGCCGGAGTCGAGCAGCTACGCCGCATCGGAAAGGATAACCGCCGAGCTGCCCGATGTGCCGCCTCCCCCCCGCAGTGAAGCGTTCGTGGGCCCCGAGGACGCGAGACCAACCGCCGAGCCTCTCGAGCCTGCTGCTGTCGAGCCGGCTTCTGTCGAACCTCCTACTGCCGGACCTCCTGTTGCCGAATTCAACCCCGCTGCCgagcctctcctcgtcgaaaCCCTTGCTATCGAGCCGGCTTCTGTCGAACCTCCTGCTGCCGACCCTCCTGCTGCCGACCCTCCTGCTGCCGACCCTCCTGCTGCCGATCCTCCTGCTGCACCGCCTTTCGCTGCCGGACTTCCTCCTGCCGAATTTCTCGCTGCCGGacctcccgccgccgagcctcTTCCTGTTGCCGAATTTCCCGCTGCCGGAACACTCACGGTCGACCCTCCTGCTGCCGAATTTCTCGTTGCCGGACCTTCCGCAGTCGACCCTCCTGCTGCCGAATTTCTCATTGCCGGACCTCCCACCGTCGACCCTCCCACAGTCGACCCTCCTGCTGCTGAGCCTCGCGCCACCTCCTCGTTGCTGAAAGCGCCGACGTCTCTTGGCCATTCAACTGGCGGTAGATTTCAAGGCAAAGATGTCACCTTGACGCAAACGCTTCTCCCGGACCGAGGTCCACTGATGcctgccatcgacgagggcgagcgtGTTTTCAAGGACCTGCAAGCCGAGTCGCGCAGCCGTGAGCACATTGACCACGACTACGACGACGTCCACGGCCACCGCATACTGCGACTCAAGCCAACCAAGGCTCAATGGCAAAACTTCACCACCGTGCTCGCCTACGCCAGGgagctcggcgccgaccgCGACGGCTGCTTCAAAGTCTCCATCCCCGAATGCCTGCGCGATGAGCTCCCGAGAAAAGCGGTGGTGAAAGAGGCGGCGAACGCGTACAGAATAAAGCAGATCAGGAAGACGACCTTCTGGCAGGTCAGCACCGTGCCGTCCAATGGCCAGTTTTGCTCCTCCAACCCGGATCCCGACTTCTCCACCAGCGTGGACGCGGCCATCAAGCAGCTCAGGAAGATTTTCCGGGCCAGCAAGGATAGGCAGATGAGAAGCGTCCGGTACAGGGTCGACGTCCCCGCCTGGACGGCGGAGCAGAGGCGCGCGGCCGGAATCCCGGAGAGGAGCCCGATTCATCCGCTCAAGGGAGACAAGCTCGACTGGACGAAAGCCATCATCCCGGGCATCCACACGCCCTACGTTTACGAGAGCGGCTCGCACTTTGGCGCGACCTTTCAGATTCACGCCGAGGACTTTCGACTCGCTTCCCTCAACCATCTGTACAAGGGTCGCAAGATCTGGATCGTCGTCcccgccacggccgtcgacgtcgccgagaaGGCCCTCGGCCGGGGACAGGGTTGTTCGCAGTTCATGCGCCACCGTGCCGAGTTCGTCTTCCCCGACAAGCTGGACAAGCTCGGGATCCCGTATCGTCTCGTCGACCAGCGGCCCGGCGAGACGGTCGTCATCCTACCGGACGCGTACCACGAGGGTTTCAGCACCGGCTACaccatcgccgaggccaagaactacgccgacgccaactGGGATGCTCATTCGTATCAGCCGTGCGACGAGAGATGCAAGCTCGTCACGGCCATCCCCGAGGCGCTGATGCGGCTCGTCGGggaaggcgaggagaggcTGGATTTGTGTCGCGCCTACGGAACCGGAatcgaagccgtcgtcgtgccagAGCCAGCCGTCGCGAACAAACGACCTCGCGACGAACCGGGAGACGGCAGAGACGGAGCAGTGCCTTCGTCGGAGTTTGGCGCCTGCGGCGAGGAATGGGGTACGAAGCGAATGAAGCGAATGGATGAATGCTATCCGGTATGA
- a CDS encoding putative cytochrome-b5 reductase, mitochondrial outer membrane form, translating into MFARSAFRAAQPLRTCVRHYATESAPKSGSSMLLPVAGAAAVAGAGYYYFAGGEGAVAKGTQAAGAAVKPAFTGGDQGFVSLKLAEVETVNHNTKRFRFELPESDHVSGLHIASAILTKFKGPNDEKATLRPYTPISDEGQQGFLDLLVKKYPDGPMSTHLHNMVPGQRLDFKGPLPKYAWSENKHEHIGLIAGGTGITPMYQLLRTIFNNPKEKTKVTLVFGNVTEDDILLKKELAELENTYPQRFRAFYVLDKAPKGWTGNSGFITKDLLKTVLPESKNENIKLFVCGPPGLMKAISGNKVSPKDQGELSGALKDLGYSKEQVYKF; encoded by the exons ATGTTTGCTAGATCTGCATTCCGCGCGGCTCAGCCGTTGAGGACG TGCGTCCGCCACTATGCCACCGAATCTGCACCTAAGAGTGGCTCCAGCATGCTCCTCCccgttgccggcgccgccgctgtTGCTGGCGCAGGATACTACTATTTTGCCGGCGGAGAAGGGGCCGTGGCCAAGGGCAcgcaggcggccggcgcTGCCGTGAAACCAGCCTTCACTGGTGGTGATCAGGGCTTCGTATCACTGAAgctggccgaggtcgagacCGTCAACCACAACACTAAGCGCTTCCGTTTCGAGCTTCCCGAGAGCGACCATGTGTCGGGCCTGCACATCGCCAGCGCCATCCTGACCAAGTTCAAGGGTCCCAACGATGAAAAGGCCACACTGCGACCCTACACTCCGATCAGCGATGAGG GCCAGCAAGGCTTCCTTGATCTCTTGGTCAAGAAGTACCCCGACGGCCCCATGAGCACCCACCTCCATAACATGGTTCCCGGCCAGCGGCTGGACTTTAAGGGACCGCTCCCCAAGTATGCCTGGTCCGAGAACAAGCACGAACACATCggcctcatcgccggcggcaccggcattACTCCCATGTACCAGCTCCTGCGAACCATTTTCAACAACCCCAAGGAGAAAACCAAAGTCACGCTGGTGTTTGGAAATGTTACCGAAGATGACATCCTTCTGAAGAAGGAGCTTGCCGAGCTTGAAAACACCTACCCTCAGCGTTTCCGCGCCTTCTACGTGCTCGATAAAGCCCCCAAGGGTTGGACTGGCAACAGCGGCTTCATCACCAAGGACCTGCTGAAGACGGTGCTTCCCGAGTCCAAGAACGAGAACATTAAACTTTTCGTCTGTGGTCCTCCCGGCTTGATGAAGGCCATCTCCGGCAACAAGGTCAGCCCCAAGGACCAAGGCGAGCTCAGTGGTGCCCTGAAGGATCTTGGCTACTCGAAGgagcaggtgtacaagtTCTAA
- a CDS encoding protein SSU72 — translation MEHANGAAVSPAKNGTDERPSPFKLRFCTVCASNQNRSMEAHLRLAQANYPVISFGTGSLVRLPGPTITQPNVYQFNKTSYDSMYKELETKDARLYKNNGILNMLDRNREVKWGPERWQDWAIGVPRLQHSKDRGYEGTEGGIVDVVFTCEERCWDAVIDDLLNRGSPLNRPVHVINVDIKDNHEEAHVGGQGILDLANSLNEAAAEERESVGVAAFDSGGAASRASFDERVPEILGAWQERWPNLPSTWTLAWF, via the exons ATGGAGCACGCGAACGGAGCAGCCGTATCGCCTGCCAAAAATGGCACGGACGAGCGCCCGAGTCCATTCAAGCTCAGATTCTGCACCGTCTGTGCGAGCAACCAGAATAG GTCCATGGAAGCTCATCTACGGCTTGCTCAAGCAAACTACCCCGTCATATCCTTCGGCACAGGATCGCTTGTGCGGTTGCCTGGACCGACCATCACGCAGCCAAACGTTTACCAGTTCAACAAGACCTCCTACGATAGCATGTACAAGGAACTCGAGACCAAGGATGCCCGGTTGTACAAGAACAACGGCATCCTCAACATGTTGGATAGGAATAGGGAAGTGAAATGGGGCCCGGAAAGGTGGCAGGATTGGGCCATCGGTGTCCCCCGCCTGCAGCATTCCAAGGACCGCGGGTACGAGGGCACTGAAGGAGGCATCGTTGACGTCGTTTTCACATGCGAAGAGCGCTGTTGGGATGCCGTCATTGATGACCTTCTTAACCGGGGTTCGCCACTTAATCGACCCGTTCACGTGATCAACGTCGATATCAAGGATAACCACGAGGAGGCTCAtgtcggcggccaaggcatTCTTGACCTAGCCAACTCGTTGAACGAAGCTGCGGCGGAGGAGCGGGAATCGGTGGGAGTGGCCGCATTTGATAGCGGTGGCGCCGCGAGCCGCGCCAGCTTTGATGAGAGGGTGCCCGAAATCCTCGGCGCCTGGCAGGAGCGATGGCCGAACTTGCCTTCGACATGGACACTGGCTTGGTTTTGA